From one Blastocatellia bacterium genomic stretch:
- a CDS encoding tetratricopeptide repeat protein, with amino-acid sequence MSAGTGQSAADHKAAGQAHAVSLSSRLVIFAVAGMTFLAYLGTLGYEYVYDDRGQIVDNPFIQSWSYLPHYFTDHVWGHIDPTMLGNYYRPMFLIWLLLNRTLFGLSSQWWHLTTILAHLGVTVMVFALGRRLLKDVPAAAIAALVFGLHPTHIESVAWISGVTDPLLALFFIPSFWFYLNWREATTSKSKEDHKAAFARQPAFHLAVSLVFFVLAMLSKETALVMPGLVFGTEWIYGEGPLIRRAIAAARPAMLYAVLIVPYLVVRSAVLKGLGHEQSPVSLLTTVKTWPSVLWFYVTHLVWPVNLSCFYDLDFATHLGLMNFALPLAGLIIIAGGLWLISRRLDRDARRMVAMACLWLALPILPVLNLSVFANGELVHDRYLYLPVIGLGLLVGLGLSRLRAGAAQLFGQPALRLAAVLLLVLGLGFATVSQHQYWASELLLFQHGLTVAPNSRIAKTGLANVLSDRGYFDAAIGLYDEVVERYPTNWKAINNLGCTYLKMGRFNDAEAALLRGIDIRPQVPKQYISLSVALQESGRLAEAERAADYALSLDANGYGYHYQRGDVLEAQGRLAEALAAYQQEVSRHPDFTKAGDKAAALQTRIATEQRGVK; translated from the coding sequence ATGAGCGCAGGGACAGGGCAATCGGCTGCCGATCATAAGGCGGCGGGTCAAGCGCACGCCGTCAGCCTCTCGTCGCGGCTGGTGATATTTGCGGTAGCGGGCATGACTTTTCTGGCTTACCTTGGCACGCTCGGCTACGAATATGTTTACGACGACCGCGGCCAGATCGTCGACAACCCGTTCATTCAGTCGTGGAGCTACCTGCCGCATTATTTCACGGACCATGTCTGGGGCCATATTGATCCGACCATGCTCGGCAATTATTACCGCCCGATGTTTCTCATCTGGCTGTTGCTCAACCGCACGCTGTTCGGCTTGAGCTCGCAATGGTGGCACCTGACGACAATCCTGGCACACCTGGGCGTCACGGTGATGGTCTTCGCGCTAGGCCGGCGGCTGTTAAAGGACGTGCCGGCGGCGGCTATCGCGGCACTGGTCTTCGGCTTGCACCCGACGCACATTGAATCGGTCGCCTGGATTTCGGGCGTCACCGATCCGTTGCTGGCCCTCTTCTTCATCCCATCGTTCTGGTTCTATCTGAACTGGCGCGAGGCGACAACGAGCAAAAGTAAAGAAGATCACAAGGCGGCTTTCGCGCGCCAGCCGGCGTTTCATCTGGCGGTCTCGCTGGTCTTCTTCGTGCTGGCGATGCTCTCGAAAGAGACGGCGCTGGTTATGCCGGGGCTGGTCTTTGGCACCGAATGGATTTATGGCGAAGGCCCGCTCATTCGCCGGGCGATTGCCGCCGCGCGTCCGGCGATGCTGTACGCCGTATTGATCGTGCCATATCTGGTCGTCCGCTCGGCGGTGTTGAAAGGGTTGGGCCACGAGCAATCGCCGGTCTCATTACTGACGACGGTTAAGACATGGCCGTCGGTGTTGTGGTTCTACGTCACGCACCTGGTATGGCCGGTGAATCTGAGCTGTTTTTATGATCTCGATTTTGCAACGCATCTCGGTCTCATGAATTTCGCGCTGCCGCTCGCCGGCCTGATTATCATTGCCGGCGGCTTATGGCTGATCTCGCGGCGACTCGACCGCGACGCCCGGCGCATGGTGGCGATGGCCTGCTTGTGGCTCGCGCTGCCGATCCTGCCGGTGCTGAACCTGTCTGTCTTTGCCAACGGCGAGCTGGTGCATGACCGTTATCTTTATCTGCCAGTCATCGGGCTCGGCTTGCTCGTAGGACTTGGCCTGAGCCGTTTGCGGGCCGGGGCCGCACAGTTGTTCGGGCAGCCGGCGTTGCGGTTGGCCGCCGTCTTGCTGCTGGTGCTGGGGCTGGGCTTTGCCACGGTCAGCCAGCATCAATACTGGGCCAGCGAGCTGCTGCTGTTTCAGCACGGCCTGACGGTCGCGCCTAACAGTCGCATTGCCAAGACAGGGCTGGCGAATGTCTTGAGTGATCGAGGTTACTTTGATGCCGCCATCGGCCTCTACGATGAAGTGGTCGAACGTTACCCGACCAACTGGAAAGCGATTAACAATCTCGGCTGCACCTACTTGAAGATGGGCCGCTTCAACGACGCCGAAGCCGCCTTGCTGCGCGGCATCGATATCAGGCCGCAGGTGCCCAAGCAGTACATCAGCCTGTCGGTCGCTTTGCAGGAGTCAGGCCGCCTGGCGGAGGCCGAGCGCGCCGCCGACTACGCGCTGTCGCTGGACGCGAATGGCTACGGCTACCATTACCAGCGCGGTGACGTGCTCGAAGCGCAAGGCCGGTTGGCGGAAGCGCTGGCGGCGTATCAGCAAGAGGTGTCGCGCCACCCTGACTTCACAAAGGCAGGCGACAAGGCCGCCGCCTTGCAGACGCGAATCGCAACGGAACAGAGGGGTGTGAAATGA
- a CDS encoding ABC transporter permease, whose translation MVAREMNHIPQITARRMRPLPGLGKIGVIALNTFRESVRDRVLYNLVLFVLILVGASIFISELSVNQEAKFIATLGLSAMLVFGALIAIFIGVGLVYKEIERRTIYNLLSKPVHRHEFIIGKYLGLCLTLLVNSLVMLAAIELALMYVNQGFTSLQAPVLVAGLLIYLELALLVAIALMFSSFSTPMLSALFTFALYVIGHFSADLKLAASLSPSFVVRGALNVAYYLLPNLKNFNFISQASHGDAINAAHVVWAVVYAVVYISVLLSAAVLIFQRRNFK comes from the coding sequence ATGGTGGCAAGAGAAATGAACCACATCCCCCAGATCACGGCCCGGCGAATGCGCCCGCTACCCGGCCTCGGCAAGATCGGCGTCATCGCGCTCAACACCTTCCGCGAATCTGTGCGCGACCGCGTGCTCTACAACCTCGTTCTCTTCGTGTTGATTCTGGTCGGCGCATCGATCTTCATCAGCGAGCTGTCGGTCAATCAAGAGGCCAAGTTTATTGCGACGCTCGGCCTCAGCGCCATGCTGGTTTTCGGCGCGCTGATCGCTATCTTCATCGGCGTCGGCCTGGTTTACAAAGAGATTGAGCGGCGCACGATCTACAACCTGTTATCAAAGCCTGTGCATCGCCACGAATTCATCATCGGTAAATACCTCGGCCTCTGCCTGACGCTGCTGGTCAACTCACTGGTGATGCTGGCGGCCATCGAGCTGGCGCTGATGTACGTCAATCAGGGCTTCACGTCGCTGCAAGCGCCTGTGCTGGTTGCCGGCTTGCTCATCTACCTTGAGCTGGCGCTGCTGGTGGCCATCGCGCTGATGTTTTCGAGCTTCTCGACGCCGATGCTGTCGGCGCTTTTCACCTTCGCGCTCTACGTCATCGGCCATTTCAGCGCCGACCTCAAGCTCGCCGCATCGCTGTCGCCCTCATTTGTCGTGCGCGGCGCGCTCAACGTCGCTTACTATCTGCTCCCCAACCTGAAGAATTTCAACTTCATCTCGCAAGCGTCGCATGGTGATGCGATCAATGCGGCGCATGTCGTCTGGGCGGTCGTCTATGCGGTCGTCTACATCAGCGTTTTGCTGTCGGCAGCGGTGCTGATCTTTCAGCGGAGAAATTTCAAATGA